A region of Brevundimonas sp. NIBR10 DNA encodes the following proteins:
- a CDS encoding sensor histidine kinase KdpD yields MADPDTPDAPRPAPRKRGRLKVFLGMSPGVGKTYEMLRAARRRQAETGDVLVGVVETHGRKETESLLRGLDVLARNPIDYKGRALMEFDIDGAIARRPGLLLVDEYAHSNVPGSRHPKRWQDVEEILKAGIDVWTTLNVQHLESLSDVVLRITGARQRETVPDSALSKADDIEVVDITPDELRKRLEDGKVYVPETARLASENFFKVENLTALRELALRRAAQTVDDQLLVHLREKGVPGPWAAGARILVLIGGDGMAASLVRAGRRLSDMMMDAPWTVATVDQGTITGERAARLSEALKLAEQLGARTITLSGDDVVRAVMDYVGRNHVTQIVIGKGRTSRLRDLIGRSLAAELLRSASGVAIHIITDEKDAAAAPTTRPVRVPVRWFGYAVGLGFVALATLTAYSLDAAFERVDLGVIYLAAVVAAGALYGLRPALTAATAAFLIYNFLFLQPRYSFIIGSPTDVLTLVVFWGVALLTGALAGRVREQAKRTQRRAVAVSALLGASQALAGADGRAATARVLAEQASHAAGAKAVVLLPQGDDLVIAAGAPDTPDLGASAMASARWAWEHGEAAGHGTGTLPQASWTFWPLQGIQGRSGVAGIEAAALASGSDEERLTLALLDQGAVAIERADLAGQAVETETLRRADRFRTALMNSVSHDLRTPLSTVLGSATTLIDYGEGLTPAVRADLLLSIREEAERLNRYVGDLLDMTRLEGGALKVRAEWTDARDILNAAAERVSRRLENRRMTRDFPADLSLVRVDEGLLEQALVNVLENAIAYSPDGSTIEIAAYEDRNAVVISVEDEGMGIPTAELERVFDKFRRMEESSDRSKGVGLGLAIAKGFVEAMNGRIAAASPIHEGDNGVTSGTRILISLPKAIATHRELL; encoded by the coding sequence TTGGCAGACCCCGACACGCCCGACGCACCCCGGCCGGCTCCGCGAAAGCGGGGCCGGCTGAAGGTTTTCCTGGGCATGTCCCCGGGCGTCGGCAAGACCTACGAGATGCTGCGCGCTGCCCGTCGGCGTCAGGCCGAGACCGGCGACGTCCTGGTCGGGGTCGTCGAGACCCATGGCCGCAAGGAGACCGAGAGCCTTCTGCGCGGGCTCGATGTGCTGGCCCGCAATCCGATCGACTACAAGGGCCGGGCCCTGATGGAGTTCGACATCGACGGGGCGATCGCGCGTCGGCCCGGCCTGCTGCTGGTCGATGAGTACGCCCATTCCAACGTCCCCGGCTCGCGCCATCCCAAACGCTGGCAGGACGTTGAGGAGATCCTGAAAGCCGGGATCGACGTCTGGACCACGCTGAACGTCCAGCATCTGGAGAGCCTGTCCGACGTCGTGCTGCGCATCACGGGTGCTCGCCAGCGCGAGACGGTTCCTGACAGCGCCCTGTCCAAGGCGGACGACATCGAGGTCGTGGACATCACGCCCGATGAGCTGCGCAAGCGGCTGGAGGATGGCAAGGTCTATGTGCCCGAAACGGCGCGGTTGGCCTCGGAGAATTTCTTCAAGGTCGAGAACCTGACGGCGCTGCGCGAACTGGCGCTGCGGCGGGCGGCCCAGACCGTCGATGACCAGTTGCTCGTCCATCTGCGGGAAAAGGGCGTGCCGGGGCCCTGGGCCGCGGGCGCTCGCATTCTGGTCCTGATCGGCGGGGACGGCATGGCGGCTTCGCTGGTCCGTGCCGGTCGGCGCCTCTCGGACATGATGATGGACGCCCCCTGGACCGTCGCGACGGTCGATCAGGGTACGATCACGGGCGAGCGGGCCGCTCGCCTCAGCGAGGCCCTGAAGCTGGCCGAGCAACTGGGCGCGCGGACCATCACCCTCAGTGGTGACGACGTCGTCCGGGCAGTGATGGACTATGTCGGGCGCAACCACGTCACCCAGATCGTGATCGGCAAAGGCCGGACCAGCCGCCTGCGAGACCTGATCGGCCGGTCCCTGGCGGCAGAACTGCTGCGATCGGCCAGTGGCGTCGCCATCCATATCATCACCGACGAGAAGGATGCTGCTGCGGCCCCGACGACGCGACCGGTTCGCGTGCCGGTGCGATGGTTCGGCTATGCCGTCGGCCTCGGGTTCGTGGCGCTGGCAACCCTCACGGCCTACAGCCTCGACGCGGCCTTCGAGCGGGTCGATCTGGGGGTCATCTATCTGGCCGCCGTGGTCGCGGCCGGTGCCCTGTACGGGCTCAGACCTGCGCTGACCGCCGCGACAGCGGCCTTCCTGATCTACAACTTCCTGTTTCTCCAGCCGCGATACAGCTTCATCATCGGGTCGCCGACGGATGTCCTGACCCTGGTGGTGTTCTGGGGCGTCGCCCTGCTGACCGGCGCGCTCGCAGGGCGGGTCCGGGAACAGGCCAAGCGGACGCAGAGACGGGCCGTCGCGGTCTCGGCGCTTCTGGGGGCCAGCCAGGCGCTCGCGGGGGCGGACGGCCGAGCGGCGACGGCGCGCGTGCTGGCTGAACAGGCCTCCCATGCCGCCGGGGCCAAGGCGGTCGTCCTGTTGCCGCAGGGAGATGACCTCGTGATCGCGGCCGGGGCACCCGACACTCCGGACCTGGGGGCATCCGCCATGGCCTCCGCGCGGTGGGCCTGGGAGCACGGGGAGGCCGCCGGTCATGGGACGGGGACGCTTCCGCAGGCGAGTTGGACGTTCTGGCCACTGCAGGGGATTCAAGGGCGCTCCGGTGTGGCGGGGATCGAGGCTGCCGCCCTCGCGTCAGGGTCCGACGAGGAACGCCTGACCCTGGCCCTTCTGGACCAGGGCGCCGTCGCCATCGAGCGCGCCGACCTCGCCGGTCAGGCGGTCGAGACCGAGACCCTTCGGCGCGCCGACCGGTTCCGCACGGCCTTGATGAACTCGGTCAGCCACGATCTGAGGACGCCGCTGTCGACCGTGCTGGGCTCTGCGACGACCCTGATCGACTACGGTGAGGGTTTGACGCCGGCGGTGCGGGCCGACCTCCTGCTCAGCATCCGTGAAGAGGCCGAGCGGTTGAACCGTTATGTCGGCGACCTGCTGGACATGACCCGGCTGGAGGGCGGGGCGCTCAAGGTGCGGGCCGAATGGACCGATGCGCGCGATATTCTCAATGCGGCGGCCGAGCGGGTGTCCAGACGTCTCGAGAACCGCAGGATGACCCGGGACTTCCCTGCGGACCTGTCGCTCGTCAGGGTCGACGAAGGACTTCTCGAACAGGCCCTGGTCAATGTGCTGGAGAATGCCATCGCCTATAGTCCCGACGGATCGACCATCGAGATCGCCGCCTACGAGGATCGCAACGCCGTTGTGATCAGCGTAGAGGACGAGGGGATGGGTATCCCGACCGCAGAGCTTGAAAGGGTCTTCGACAAGTTCCGGCGGATGGAAGAATCGAGCGACCGGTCCAAGGGCGTCGGCCTGGGCCTGGCCATCGCCAAGGGCTTCGTGGAGGCCATGAACGGCCGGATCGCGGCGGCCAGCCCGATCCATGAGGGGGACAATGGGGTGACGTCGGGGACGCGTATCCTGATCAGCCTTCCCAAGGCCATCGCCACCCATCGCGAGCTGCTGTGA
- the kdpC gene encoding potassium-transporting ATPase subunit KdpC: MVNQIRPALVMIALFTLLLGLAYPLAITGAAQLAFPSQADGSLVRGPDGTVQGSSLIGQPFAEARYLHPRPSAAGDGYNAAGSSGSNLGPLNPDLIERVKTDAVALRAEAPGQAIPADAVTTSASGLDPDISPAYAALQAPRVAAARGLTTAQVQGVIDRNTKGPLLGFIGQPSVNVLMTNRALDALAQPPAA, encoded by the coding sequence ATGGTCAACCAAATCCGCCCCGCCCTCGTGATGATCGCCCTCTTCACCCTGCTGCTGGGGCTGGCCTATCCGCTGGCGATCACCGGCGCGGCCCAGCTGGCCTTCCCCAGCCAGGCCGACGGCAGTCTGGTGCGCGGACCGGACGGCACCGTTCAGGGCTCATCCCTGATCGGCCAGCCCTTCGCCGAGGCGCGCTATCTGCACCCCCGTCCGTCTGCGGCCGGCGACGGCTATAACGCGGCCGGGTCGTCGGGCTCCAACCTCGGCCCGCTGAACCCCGACCTGATCGAACGGGTCAAGACCGACGCCGTCGCCCTGCGCGCCGAAGCCCCCGGTCAGGCCATCCCCGCCGATGCGGTGACGACGTCCGCTTCGGGGCTCGACCCGGACATTTCTCCGGCCTATGCCGCTCTCCAGGCCCCGCGCGTCGCGGCGGCCCGGGGTCTGACGACGGCACAGGTGCAGGGCGTGATCGACCGCAATACCAAGGGCCCTCTGCTCGGCTTCATCGGCCAGCCCAGCGTCAACGTCCTGATGACCAACCGCGCGCTCGACGCCCTGGCGCAGCCTCCGGCAGCCTGA
- a CDS encoding TorF family putative porin gives MRLSLRPAVLALIAASTAIALPAVAQDTGPQWSFNVAAASDYVFRGVSQTEEDPAISGGVDVTVGSFYAGTWASNVAFPGDGDTNAEIDLYGGIRPEVAGWNLDLGVVGYLYTSQPNADLGVVGYLYTSQPNGADYDYVELKAAASRAVGPATVGAAVYYSPDFFGAAEDEATYVEANAAISTADRWTISGAVGRQFVSSAFDYTTWNLGVAYQLTSNLAVDVRYHDTDEHDFGDIYGSRAVASLKATF, from the coding sequence ATGCGTCTCTCCCTCCGTCCCGCCGTCCTGGCCCTGATCGCCGCCTCGACCGCCATCGCCCTGCCGGCCGTGGCCCAGGACACCGGTCCCCAGTGGTCCTTCAACGTCGCGGCCGCTTCTGATTACGTCTTCCGCGGCGTCAGCCAGACCGAGGAAGACCCGGCCATCTCCGGCGGCGTCGACGTCACCGTCGGATCCTTCTACGCCGGAACCTGGGCCTCCAACGTGGCCTTTCCCGGAGACGGCGACACCAATGCCGAGATCGACCTCTATGGCGGCATTCGTCCCGAGGTCGCCGGCTGGAACCTCGACCTCGGCGTGGTGGGCTATCTCTACACCAGCCAACCAAACGCCGACCTCGGCGTGGTGGGCTATCTCTACACCAGCCAACCAAACGGCGCCGACTATGACTACGTCGAGCTGAAGGCCGCCGCGTCGCGCGCCGTCGGTCCGGCCACGGTCGGGGCCGCCGTCTACTACTCCCCCGACTTCTTCGGGGCCGCCGAGGACGAGGCCACCTATGTCGAGGCCAATGCCGCGATCAGCACCGCCGACAGGTGGACGATCTCGGGTGCCGTAGGTCGTCAGTTCGTCTCGTCGGCCTTCGACTACACGACGTGGAACCTGGGGGTCGCCTATCAGCTGACGTCCAACCTGGCGGTCGACGTCCGCTATCACGACACCGACGAACACGACTTCGGCGACATCTACGGCAGCCGCGCCGTGGCCTCGCTGAAGGCCACCTTCTAG
- the kdpB gene encoding potassium-transporting ATPase subunit KdpB translates to MTFANPEATPPVATSAPSLGGGLTGAMLGRALGDAFVKLNPRHLLKNPVIFTTWIVALLSTVSAAGAIASGQSAGFAIQLAIWLWATVLFANVAESVAEGRGKAAADSLRATRVTTKAKLIVDPKTGTVVPTPAGELQVGQIVLVEAGDVIPSDGEIIEGVASVNEAAITGESAPVIRESGGDRSAVTGGTTVVSDWIKVRITSAPGSTFLDRMIAMVEGANRRKTPNELALSVLLAGLTLVFLIAVVTLLGLGAYSGVELDPIVLGALFITLIPTTIGGLLSAVGIAGMDRLLKVNVLATSGRAVEAAGDVDTLLLDKTGTITFGNRMATEVIPVSGVRPEVALRAAVTASLADETPEGRSIVELGRNAGIMVEQPAGSTAIAFTATTRQSGLDVGKDSWRKGAVDAVLKSLGAETTAPAEFTAAVDRIARSGGTPLAVTENGRLVGVIHLKDVVKPGVKARFAELRTMGLRTVMITGDNPVTAAAIASEAGVDDYLAEATPEDKMRLIKAEQAKGRLVAMCGDGANDAPALAQADVGVAMQTGAQAAREAGNMVDLDSDPTKVIEIVEVGKQLLITRGALTTFSIANDVAKYFAIIPAMFVVALPALGALNVMQLGSPESAILSAVIFNALVIVALIPLALRGVKYRAIGAGALLSRNLLIYGLGGLIAPFVGIKAIDLVITGLGLA, encoded by the coding sequence ATGACATTCGCCAACCCTGAAGCCACCCCGCCCGTCGCTACCTCGGCTCCCTCGCTGGGCGGCGGCCTGACCGGCGCCATGCTGGGCCGCGCGCTCGGCGACGCCTTCGTCAAGCTGAACCCCCGTCACCTGCTCAAGAACCCGGTCATCTTCACGACCTGGATCGTGGCCCTGCTGTCGACCGTGTCGGCGGCCGGGGCCATCGCCTCGGGCCAGTCGGCGGGCTTCGCCATCCAGCTGGCCATCTGGCTCTGGGCCACGGTCCTGTTCGCCAATGTCGCCGAAAGCGTCGCCGAAGGGCGGGGCAAGGCGGCGGCCGACAGCCTTCGCGCCACCCGCGTCACGACCAAGGCCAAGCTGATCGTCGATCCCAAGACCGGCACGGTCGTCCCGACCCCGGCGGGCGAGCTTCAGGTCGGCCAGATCGTCCTGGTCGAGGCGGGCGACGTCATCCCCTCGGACGGCGAGATCATCGAGGGTGTCGCCTCGGTCAACGAGGCCGCCATCACCGGCGAGAGCGCCCCCGTGATCCGCGAGTCGGGCGGCGACCGTTCGGCCGTTACCGGCGGCACTACCGTGGTCTCCGACTGGATCAAGGTGCGCATCACCTCGGCTCCCGGCTCGACCTTCCTCGACCGCATGATCGCCATGGTCGAGGGCGCGAACCGTCGCAAGACGCCGAACGAACTGGCCCTGAGCGTGCTGCTGGCCGGCCTGACGCTGGTGTTCCTGATCGCCGTCGTGACCCTGCTGGGCCTGGGCGCCTATTCGGGGGTGGAACTGGATCCGATCGTGCTGGGTGCCCTGTTCATCACCCTGATCCCCACGACCATCGGGGGACTGCTGTCCGCCGTCGGCATCGCCGGCATGGACCGGTTGCTGAAAGTGAACGTCCTGGCCACCTCGGGCCGTGCGGTGGAGGCGGCAGGCGACGTCGACACCCTGCTGCTCGACAAGACCGGCACCATCACCTTCGGCAACCGCATGGCCACCGAGGTCATCCCCGTCTCTGGCGTCCGTCCCGAGGTCGCCCTGCGCGCCGCCGTCACCGCCTCCCTGGCCGATGAGACGCCCGAAGGCCGCTCGATCGTCGAACTGGGCCGCAACGCCGGGATCATGGTGGAGCAGCCTGCGGGTTCGACCGCCATCGCGTTCACGGCCACCACCCGCCAGTCTGGTCTGGATGTGGGCAAGGACAGCTGGCGCAAGGGCGCGGTCGATGCAGTGCTGAAGTCCCTGGGTGCCGAAACCACGGCACCGGCTGAGTTCACGGCCGCCGTGGACCGTATCGCCCGCTCCGGCGGTACGCCTCTGGCCGTCACCGAGAACGGCCGCCTCGTGGGCGTCATCCACCTGAAGGACGTGGTCAAGCCAGGCGTCAAGGCGCGCTTCGCCGAGCTTCGCACCATGGGCCTGCGCACCGTGATGATCACCGGTGACAACCCGGTCACGGCGGCCGCTATCGCCTCGGAGGCCGGGGTCGACGACTATCTCGCCGAGGCGACGCCCGAGGACAAGATGCGCCTCATCAAGGCCGAACAGGCCAAGGGGCGTCTGGTCGCCATGTGCGGCGACGGCGCCAACGACGCCCCGGCCCTTGCGCAAGCCGACGTCGGCGTGGCCATGCAGACCGGCGCCCAGGCCGCACGCGAAGCCGGCAACATGGTCGATCTCGACAGCGACCCCACCAAGGTCATCGAGATCGTCGAGGTCGGGAAACAACTGCTCATCACCCGCGGTGCTCTGACCACCTTCTCGATCGCCAACGACGTGGCCAAGTATTTCGCCATCATCCCTGCGATGTTCGTGGTCGCGCTGCCGGCGCTCGGCGCGCTGAATGTGATGCAACTCGGAAGCCCCGAGAGCGCCATTCTGTCCGCGGTGATCTTCAATGCCCTGGTCATCGTGGCCCTGATCCCGCTGGCCCTGCGCGGCGTCAAATATCGCGCCATCGGGGCGGGGGCGCTGCTGAGCCGAAACCTGCTGATCTATGGTCTCGGCGGACTTATCGCGCCCTTCGTCGGCATCAAGGCCATCGACCTGGTCATCACCGGCCTGGGTCTGGCGTGA
- the kdpA gene encoding potassium-transporting ATPase subunit KdpA, protein MTLQGWGEIALTLSLSVLIGWPIGIYLSRVWNGERTWLDPVLKPVEGVFYRCAGVDPNRSQGWTGYAAALIAFNAAGFFLLFAILRLQAFLPLNPQGFAGLSPHLAFNTAVSFVTNTNWQSYGGESTTSTFSQMVGFTTQNFLSAATGATIAAALARAFVASRGEGVGNFWADVTRTTLYLLLPLSIVLALVLAGLGVVQSLAASATATGLEGGSQTLSLFPAASQEAIKQLGINGGGVFNANSAHPFENPSPLTNLIEAVAINVLGWAAFFAFGRCVLAKKDVRALVAAGFILLSVCTAGIYVAESQPAPALVAAGIEKPVNLEGKETRFGLPSSVAWAGPTTGASNGSVNSMHGSYMPLSGGLMMFLMQLGEILPGGIGSGIAIMVVMAMLAVFVAGLMVGRTPEYLGKKIEAREIQYAMIAVLVLPLAILGFTAIAAVFPTAMEGLLNHGPHGLSEMLYAYTSAAANNGSAFAGLTANAPWWNTTLGIGMLLGRFVPAVAVLAIAGSLVVKPKLAPSTGTLPTDSAQFIGLLIGVILILGGLQFFPALALGPIVEHFQMLAGAAQ, encoded by the coding sequence ATGACCTTGCAAGGCTGGGGCGAGATCGCCCTCACACTGTCTCTTTCCGTCCTGATCGGCTGGCCGATCGGGATCTATCTGTCGCGCGTCTGGAACGGCGAGCGCACCTGGCTCGACCCCGTCCTGAAGCCCGTCGAAGGCGTCTTCTACAGGTGCGCCGGCGTCGATCCGAACCGCAGCCAGGGCTGGACCGGCTATGCCGCCGCCCTGATCGCCTTCAACGCGGCGGGCTTCTTCCTTCTGTTCGCCATCCTGAGGCTTCAGGCCTTCCTGCCGCTGAACCCCCAAGGGTTCGCGGGGCTCTCGCCGCACCTGGCCTTCAACACCGCCGTCAGCTTCGTGACCAACACCAACTGGCAGTCCTATGGTGGTGAAAGCACCACCTCGACCTTCAGCCAGATGGTCGGCTTCACGACCCAGAACTTTCTGTCCGCCGCCACCGGCGCGACCATCGCCGCCGCCCTGGCCCGAGCCTTTGTGGCCAGCCGGGGTGAGGGGGTCGGCAATTTCTGGGCCGACGTGACCCGGACGACCCTCTATCTGCTGCTGCCCCTTTCGATCGTTCTGGCGCTGGTTCTGGCCGGCCTCGGCGTGGTGCAGAGCCTGGCGGCGTCGGCGACGGCGACCGGTCTGGAAGGCGGGTCGCAGACCCTTTCCCTGTTCCCGGCCGCCAGCCAGGAGGCCATCAAGCAGTTGGGCATCAACGGCGGGGGCGTGTTCAACGCCAACTCGGCCCATCCGTTCGAGAACCCCTCGCCCCTCACCAACCTCATCGAGGCGGTCGCGATCAACGTGCTCGGCTGGGCCGCCTTCTTCGCCTTTGGCCGCTGCGTCCTGGCCAAGAAGGACGTTCGCGCCCTGGTCGCCGCCGGCTTCATCCTGCTCAGCGTCTGCACGGCCGGCATCTATGTCGCCGAAAGCCAGCCCGCCCCGGCCCTCGTCGCCGCCGGGATCGAGAAACCGGTCAACCTGGAAGGCAAGGAGACCCGCTTCGGCCTGCCGTCCTCGGTCGCCTGGGCCGGTCCGACCACCGGCGCGTCGAACGGATCGGTCAACTCCATGCACGGCTCCTATATGCCGCTGTCGGGCGGGCTGATGATGTTCCTGATGCAGCTGGGCGAGATCCTGCCCGGCGGGATCGGGTCGGGGATCGCGATCATGGTCGTCATGGCCATGCTGGCGGTGTTCGTCGCCGGTCTGATGGTCGGTCGCACCCCCGAATACCTCGGCAAGAAGATCGAGGCGCGCGAGATCCAGTACGCCATGATCGCGGTCCTGGTCCTGCCCCTGGCCATCCTGGGCTTCACCGCCATCGCCGCCGTCTTCCCGACCGCCATGGAGGGGCTGCTGAACCACGGACCGCACGGCCTGTCGGAGATGCTGTACGCCTACACCTCGGCGGCGGCGAACAACGGCTCGGCGTTCGCCGGTCTGACCGCCAACGCCCCCTGGTGGAACACCACGCTCGGCATCGGGATGCTGCTCGGCCGGTTCGTGCCCGCCGTGGCGGTCCTGGCCATCGCCGGCAGCCTGGTCGTCAAGCCCAAGCTGGCCCCCTCGACCGGCACACTGCCGACCGACAGCGCCCAGTTCATCGGCCTGCTGATCGGCGTCATCCTCATCCTGGGCGGGTTGCAGTTCTTCCCGGCCCTCGCCCTCGGACCCATCGTCGAGCATTTCCAGATGCTCGCCGGCGCGGCCCAGTGA
- a CDS encoding potassium-transporting ATPase subunit F, translating into MIAILWGVGAVVVAVYMIAALVRPERF; encoded by the coding sequence ATGATCGCCATCCTCTGGGGTGTCGGCGCAGTCGTCGTCGCCGTCTACATGATCGCGGCGCTCGTGCGCCCCGAGCGGTTCTGA
- the guaA gene encoding glutamine-hydrolyzing GMP synthase, whose amino-acid sequence MTDHQKVLIVDFGSQVTQLIARRLREASVYCEIHPYAKAEVALAAMTPAAIILSGGPESVHEEGSPRAPQAVFEAGVPVLGICYGEMTMCEQLGGKVEGGHTREFGRAEITVAKSSPLLAGLADVGEDETVWMSHGDKIVAIPEGFDVVATSAGSPYAVIADETRRFYGVQFHPEVMHTPRGATMLKNFTHGIAGLKGDWTMAAYRDEKIAQIREQVGSAKVICGLSGGVDSSVAAVLIHEAIGDQLTCVFVDTGLLRKDEAKQVTTLFREHYNIPLIHVDASKEFLGELAGQSDPETKRKTIGRVFIEIFDREANKIEGAEFLAQGTLYPDVIESVSSSSGKAHVIKSHHNVGGLPDYMKLKLVEPLRELFKDEVRALGRELGLTDAFVGRHPFPGPGLAIRIPGEITPEAVETLQQADAIYLDEIRKAGLYDSIWQAFAVLLPVKTVGVMGDARTYEKVLALRAVSSTDGMTADFFEFPWDVLGKCATRIVNEVRGVNRVVYDVTSKPPGTIEWE is encoded by the coding sequence ATGACCGATCACCAGAAGGTTCTCATCGTCGATTTTGGCAGCCAGGTGACGCAGCTGATCGCGCGGCGTCTGCGCGAGGCGAGCGTCTATTGCGAGATTCATCCTTATGCGAAGGCGGAGGTCGCGCTGGCGGCGATGACGCCGGCAGCGATCATCCTGTCGGGTGGTCCGGAGAGCGTGCACGAAGAGGGCAGCCCACGCGCGCCCCAGGCCGTGTTCGAGGCCGGGGTGCCCGTGCTGGGCATCTGCTACGGCGAGATGACGATGTGCGAACAGTTGGGCGGCAAGGTCGAGGGCGGCCACACCCGCGAGTTCGGCCGCGCGGAGATCACCGTCGCCAAATCCTCCCCACTGCTGGCCGGTCTGGCCGATGTCGGCGAGGACGAGACCGTCTGGATGAGCCACGGCGACAAGATCGTCGCCATCCCCGAGGGCTTCGACGTCGTCGCCACCTCGGCCGGCAGTCCCTACGCCGTCATCGCCGATGAGACCCGCCGGTTCTACGGCGTCCAGTTCCACCCCGAGGTGATGCACACCCCGCGCGGCGCGACGATGCTCAAGAACTTCACCCACGGCATCGCCGGGCTGAAGGGCGACTGGACGATGGCTGCCTATCGCGACGAGAAGATCGCCCAGATCCGCGAACAGGTCGGGTCGGCCAAAGTCATTTGCGGCCTGTCCGGCGGGGTCGATTCATCGGTGGCGGCGGTGCTGATCCATGAGGCCATCGGCGACCAGTTGACCTGCGTGTTCGTCGACACCGGCCTGCTGCGCAAGGACGAGGCGAAACAGGTCACGACCCTGTTCCGCGAGCACTACAACATCCCCCTCATCCACGTTGATGCGTCGAAGGAATTTCTCGGCGAACTGGCGGGCCAGTCGGACCCCGAGACCAAGCGCAAGACCATCGGCCGGGTCTTCATCGAGATCTTCGACCGCGAGGCCAACAAGATCGAGGGCGCCGAGTTCCTGGCCCAGGGCACCCTCTATCCCGACGTGATCGAGAGCGTGTCCTCTTCGAGTGGCAAGGCCCACGTCATCAAGAGCCACCACAACGTGGGCGGCCTGCCCGACTATATGAAGCTGAAGCTGGTCGAGCCGTTGCGCGAGCTGTTCAAGGATGAAGTTAGGGCTCTGGGCCGCGAGCTGGGCCTGACCGATGCCTTCGTCGGCCGCCACCCGTTCCCCGGACCAGGCCTGGCCATCCGCATACCGGGCGAGATCACGCCCGAAGCCGTCGAGACCCTGCAACAGGCCGACGCCATCTACCTCGACGAAATCCGCAAGGCCGGTCTCTACGACAGCATCTGGCAGGCCTTCGCCGTGCTGTTGCCGGTCAAGACCGTCGGGGTCATGGGCGACGCCCGGACCTATGAGAAGGTCCTGGCCCTGCGCGCCGTGTCATCCACCGACGGCATGACCGCGGACTTCTTCGAGTTTCCATGGGACGTCCTCGGCAAATGCGCGACTCGGATTGTCAACGAGGTCCGAGGCGTGAACCGCGTGGTCTATGACGTAACGTCCAAGCCGCCCGGCACGATCGAGTGGGAATAG
- a CDS encoding 5'-methylthioadenosine/S-adenosylhomocysteine nucleosidase (Enables the cleavage of the glycosidic bond in both 5'-methylthioadenosine and S-adenosylhomocysteine) — protein sequence MSGAAFELKAFGPISALCVMAAEAEYGPALRARIKPLITGVGPVEAAVETTAALAELARTDTLPDLVISLGSAGSQTLDHGRIYWIDEVAYRDMDATVLGFAPGVTPFLDLPASLTLASGPQGQPYARLATGGSVVSGEAYDAIDADMVDMETYAVVRAAARFGLPVIGLRGVSDGKADLTGLSDWTDTLHVIDEGLAEALDLLEHELTRLTAEPTDA from the coding sequence GTGAGCGGCGCGGCGTTTGAACTGAAGGCCTTCGGGCCCATCTCCGCGCTGTGCGTGATGGCGGCCGAGGCGGAATACGGCCCAGCGCTCCGTGCACGGATCAAACCGCTGATCACCGGCGTAGGACCCGTCGAGGCGGCAGTCGAAACGACGGCGGCCCTCGCCGAACTTGCCCGCACGGACACCCTGCCGGACCTGGTGATCTCGCTGGGATCGGCCGGTTCGCAGACCCTGGATCATGGTCGCATCTACTGGATCGACGAGGTGGCCTATCGCGACATGGATGCGACCGTGCTCGGTTTTGCGCCCGGCGTGACGCCGTTCCTGGACCTGCCCGCCAGCCTGACCTTGGCCAGCGGGCCGCAGGGCCAGCCCTACGCGCGGCTGGCGACCGGGGGCAGCGTGGTCTCTGGCGAGGCCTATGACGCTATCGATGCCGACATGGTGGACATGGAGACCTATGCCGTGGTCCGCGCCGCCGCCCGGTTCGGCCTGCCCGTGATCGGCCTGCGCGGCGTGTCGGACGGCAAGGCCGATCTGACCGGGCTGTCCGACTGGACCGACACCCTGCATGTGATCGACGAAGGTCTCGCCGAGGCGCTGGACCTGCTGGAACACGAACTTACCCGGCTGACCGCCGAGCCCACCGACGCCTGA